In Melitaea cinxia chromosome 29, ilMelCinx1.1, whole genome shotgun sequence, the genomic stretch CTGCGCTAACCATCGTCATATTAGATTTGTATATCAAGTGGGAAATTTTGCGGTTAGTATGAGACCATatactttaaacttgtggaccagtcccttcgtcagtgtccacgtctcggctccgtatgttaagtTGTTAACACAggcgaaaacttttgtcttcaagcattgcggaatcttcgaaaagaagactcgacgaagccagccaaacgccgcccagcccaaccgaatcctcctatcggcctccttctcgaagttgttgcggcctagttggatagtatggcctaggtaaatataatcctgaacaacttcgagaagggtaccatctaCCCATACCGGTCTCCGTATGACTTGGTTGAACCTTTTGACCGCGACGCCTCAAatccattcccgtgccctgtaagctaaggcataaaataaacaaaaataactacGGAAAAAATTGTGttgccaagagtcgttatcgagtatcgtatggttcgcttaaaccgaaaataaaatcatcatatcaaaaatttcgatctagcgggtacatcgttccatagcttaattggctagagcaccgacacggtcactcagagacgcgggttcgaaccccgctggagcggtcaatttttgatatgatattcaaaaatgtttagaattcctaatgtgtgggtaacacaaaaataaaattgtacatattaaaaatagcatggtgtcgtctcctgtcaaagattttcattgtaatatgaaactttgtaataaatagttacgggtttctgtaaagaactcactatagacggcgccacggttcgcttaaaccgaaaataaaatcatcatatcaaaaatttcgatctagcgcgtacatcgttccatagcttaattggctagagcgccgacacggtcagtcggagacgcgggttcgatccccgctggagcggtcaatttttgatatgatattcaaaaatgtttagtactTACTAAAACTAGTATTGAGTAATAGATCCCGCCATTTAATTTCGCGACACCAAAGCCGTTGGTCTGGCGCACACAAGCGTAGGCTAACTTAAGCACAGaagaaaagcttttatgagagtgggggttagagatgatcttgatgctgccagatgattttgagaatgagaaagaatCTCGTAATCTTCGCTCTCAAcctcagaaaaaaaattgaaaagaaatatatttgtaattgtatattattaaaatcatcgacgccttccaaaatgcgacgatgttctaaggtatcgcttATGTTGCACTGCACTACTTTTCTCGCTATTTGCTTATGACGTCACCAGGGTGTCGTCTAtgcttgacaacggcgtgtagtaAACAGATTATTGGTGAAACGCTAGGGATGCGCCAGATTTgcgatatcagatttattatagCAATTTGACTGATTtgagttgatttgatttttttattcatttgctatttatgtgttagatgatagttttatgttttttacattttgttttattcaaattatttatagaatatataatacgtttgagttgaattttgaatagcttaaaaaacatctataccattttgccagcccgttggcgcagtttgtagtgaccctgctttctgctccgggggttgtgggttcgattcctatcccgagcctgggtgtaatatatatttatttatatataagtttattaaaaaaaaaatgtagctataccagtcggctgttacctataacacaagcattaagttgtttattttGCGAACAGATGACAGTGTgtgcatattttattatttactagctgctgcccgcgacgtcgtctgcgtgaacgctatacagcaccaaaaatacttacgattataacttttaaaataacattcatttacccgtttcttctttacatttcatatctacagaaaaatctcatagatggcgctgctttaaaattgtcttgtctacttatattcatttaattatgtttttcggcttagttacttatattgcgtgatttttatagtgtgaagctagcttatatagcatggttattaacataataacaacaacattcaaatatgcgtcgttagattccacgttgttacagaatgcgttgaagaaataaaggttcactgctcgctacctgtaggtgatagcatgataatttgtagcctatatgttgactcgactacttaataatattcgtgccgaatttgaagtaaatccatgcggtactttttgagtttatcccggacatacatacagacaaacagacaaaaattctaaaaactatatttttggcatcggtattgattgtagatcacaccccaagtattcttttaaaaaaatattcaatgtacagttttgactttcctaccattttattatatgtatagatttataccTCTTTCGTTACATGATACATCCCTAGaggtcaactatagacgacttcggcgttcttggtcatatcatttacgtgggataagaatgcatgtttttatttcaatgtttctcagtacgtgtagctctaaaagacttgttttttatactcaaatgttgctgggatattctattttcagaaatatcgaattaaaatactagaaatatattttaaataattttatttattatttttgtggtCCGAGTTTTTTGTCGCCTATAGACGTCGTTGGCGCACAGGGCTCGCATGTCTGGTCAAGTATGACTTTGGCGTTCAAAAGGttctttcgttttgtccaagttcatacagagaccgacacgttaggccgtttaggccggccagcatttttaaagtcgctcaacgtgcaatggaacgggctatgcttggggtttctttcaaatataggattagaaatgagactatccgcgagagaacgaaagtaaccgacatagcccacagaattagcaagtggcagtgggctgatcatgtgtcgcaggaccgatggccgttggagtagacgggccgacgatctacgtaagattaccgatgtaggctggatgaggattgcggaagaccgggatgtgtggcgcgaacttgtggaggcctatgtccagcagtggactgcaatagggtgagccgatgattatgatgatgaccatatacttacatatattggTGTTTGGcgattttaaaagtttaatctAGTGGCGAGGCAGTAAAACTGTTGGTAACACTGCAGTATGGACACTTgcaatactattattattatttttatacaactaggtcggcaaataagcgtacggctcatctgatggtaagcgattaccgtagcttatagacgcctgcaacaccagaagcatcgcaagcgcgttgccgacccaatccccaatcccccaggagctctggtcaccttactcaccaacaggaacacaatactgcttgaaaatagtattattttgctgtgatcttctgtaaggtcgaggtactgccccagtcggactactccagattttgagcaggaaatttcttgacATTGCTTGATGTGGCAACATTCAAGCAATGTCACAAGGATCATTTCACTACATACTCGTGTAGTGTGCTcagcgattttgataattattctcaagaaaatattttttatttatctttctttaacagaaataaatataatcagcCTTAGTTTTTAAAGGCGTTTGAATTGTcacaaatcattatttataaacttaattgGTTTATGGAAgatatcattaattttaaaagaaatatccatcaaaatatgttaaatttttctGCAATACTTCTCAACATTTACCACTGGCTTGTAaaagaaagaaattaataaaaatagatatttttttttaattcgtgcTTTACTTGTAAACCAGTTATGAAAGTGGGCGGAGggtagtttgaaataaaattccgAATGATATAAGGCGGTATATTAGAGCGCGTGCGTCTGCTTCCTCTCGGAGCCGAGCCCGTGAGCGCTCAGGATGTTGGCGCGGTGGGCGCGACTCGCTCGGTACACGTGCTCCAGGCGAACTAGAGTGGACACTGATGACCTGAGGATGCAAGGAAATATCATctaatatattatcatttttaatttaaattttagttaataatCAAGTTATTGTTGATCGATACAActgttagttattattattattcttaatgtaatcggtaaattgaataatttctCACTCTGTAATCTTAATAATTCATTTAAGTTTGCTTGGCTTCGAAAGGCGCATCTACGTCACGTACTTATTATGTGTCATAATTATTGGAAACTGTTCtggtaatgatttttttaatatgtgctttgtataaaattaattatgtgctgtttgttttcattaaaatgaataaatttattaaatacttgagATATTCCATTGTATCTGAATCGATTGTACAATtagaaaagagaaaaaaattcagatttttcttttgtttaaacAGGTTATTTCATGAAATAAACGTCTATAAGTTTTGCGGGTATAAGAATATAGTCACACTAATTGTGTTTGGTACGATTTAGAAATTAagcagtataaaacaaagtcgcttcccgttgtctgtatacttagatttttaaaactacgcaacggattttgatgcggatTTCCTTAGAAAATAGTGTGATTatagagaaaggtttatatgtatagtaaatatataatatggtagaggaatatttatagtttttgcaaccgtgcgaagccggggcgggtcgttaGTTATTTTACAAAAGTAATGTGACATATAAGATATAGCCCACCCCGTCCAGATGGATGGAAGCTGTGGGTCGTTGGCGAGACTTGTCTGGTCTGCAAGCGAAGTACGGAGAAGTTCTTCAGCGAAACACTTGGCCGCTGTCAGCAGGACACTGTGGACCGCActggaaataataaatatgtgctTTAGTATCTCTTTATAATGTTTAACCGAAGTACAGCGGGACATATCCtggtcaaaatctggagcagcccaactgggtaagtacctcgaccttacagaagatcacagataaataatactgttttcaagcagtattgtgttcctgttgctgagtaaggtgaccagagctgctggggggattggggattgggtcggcaacgcgcttgcgatgcttctggtgttgcaggcgtctataagctacggtaattgcttaccatcaggtgagccgtacgcttgtttgccgacctagtgacataaaaaatggtctaaaaaatgttttgttgtcAATGCACTTATAACATACTCACACTTACACTCctacgtttttattattttttattattaaacacaaAGGGTCTATTTCAccttaattaataacataaccTACAACTTTCAGATTCATAGATAGCTAATAGAAATATcccataaataaattttaatttcgagtgaaaattaaaaatatatcaaacgtttttatctgttggataccttCTTCGGATACATatctaaaactttattattaatagaacagacaggcactaaataatttagaaattattgCCAATACAAAACCAATTCATCGTATTAACCGATAAAATTATTACTGTaagtttaaactaaaaaaaaaaaacacttctgaCCTATAACTGTACCCATTTCCTACATCCTCGTTCCTCAACTCGATGCCAATGTCCGAACAAACTTTCTCCACATAGAAGAACCTCAATTTCTCATCTTTATCCACGGGCAACGGAATTAAATCAACATTAGTTTCATCTTTAACACTTTTCACTTTTACCGGCTGATCCGTACTCATTATATCAATTTCTTCATCCGTATCACACAAATCAAACGATTCCGTTGAATCTCTTTCAACATATTCGTCACTATTGAACAAAGATAAGCTGCATATATCCGATGGATTGGGATAAAGTTTCCGGATATTGGATTCCAGTTGTCTGGAATTTTCCAGATCGTTCCAAGATGACCATTCGTTTGTTTCCATTTCCGGTTCCCTTTTAACAATATCTGGTCTGACTGGGTAGTAGCCGTGCAGTCTAGAGAATAATAGAATCTGTTTTGTTCTCCAAATTTTTGTCGGATCGGTTTCGAAGCGTTCGGTTAACATTTTGTTGATTAACTTTGCTCTGGACCACTGaaaattacaagaaaataaatttatataaataaaaatgaatgttgctaagcgcataactcgagatgggctcgaccaattcggctaatttatttattttgtatgttccttaaggccaaggaaggttttaaaactaaaaaataacttaaaaaattaaaaaaaaagaacgaagtctgtccgggcggctagtagataataaaaataaggacAGCTTTGAGAGATTAATAAACTTCGATATTTGATGTTGAAACTGATTCTAGTACACAAAGAATTAAGTGGAATTTTCATATTTCAGTTGAAAAAAACACGTTTTTCAAAATATTGCGCTTTAGTTCACACTTCACATAATGTCTAGATTATAAACCTTACTCACATAGgcctggccataggcctctttccccatgtaggagaatgatcagagcttaatccaccacgctgctccaatgcgagttggcggatatattccctactacgagtaacgatcgctatcaggtgtacatgataatagccgggaccgacggcttaacgtgctctccgaggcacggtggggagacccacaaggactgcacaaacactcagaccacggcaaacacctgtatggctaacacaaatgtttgtcatgtgcggggatcgaacccacaaccagcgcgacaggtacaatccatggctgtagcCGTTGCTTCACCGCGGCGTCAAACCTTACTCACTGAGTAGGTCAAGTCTACTTAAACCTGAATCTGACCACTGAGCCAGATGACCGTTTTAGAGAGTTGTACACAAAACACAAACGTCCAGACTTTGACAAACATATGGCCGATACAATAATAACTGAGAGAATTTATCGTTAACCtcaatgttattatatatattctataatatatattctggcgcgaatttggggaggcctatgttcagcagtagactgcaataggctgtactgactgactgactcaAGGATATTCAAATTCACCTACCTCCATATTTCTCCGTTTAGCGAAATCCAATTTCCAATACTTCTCATCGCTGTCCACAACAAACGGCAAACACTGGACAAAATTCGGATTCCTCGCTTCCGTGTTTATTAAAGGTATTTTCTTCAACAAATAACTAACAATCACTCTGGCGCAAGAAAACCTCGTCAAAACAGTTTTAAGCTTATCACAAACGGATTCACTTTTAACTTCGCCAACTTTCCTCTCTTGTATCGTCCAACTTGTCGCTAAGTAACAATGATCGTTTTCTATGTGATGAAATTTATTTCTCACAATCTTATCCGATTCAACGTTTCTCTTCAACTGATTCTTGATCTCCGGCTTCAATAGCGACACAGGTTTTTTCTTAACATGTTTCAAGCCGTTCGATTTGATCGGACTTATTTTAGCCGTCTGCATTTCACCCTGAGAATTTATGACTATTTCTTGAACTTTAGATAGATCCAGATCTCTGTCAACTtctagataatatatttttctggtCGTCGGTTCCATATATTTCattatacgttttttgtgtttatttgaaTCTTCTATTGGAGGAGCTTCGATCTTTATATCTTTAGTTTCAATATCATGTTCGACTCCGTTCGATATTATCTGTTCGTTCGTTTGTGTGTTCTCTGTCTCTCTGTCTTGTATTTCTTTCTTTATATTCTTAACGAACATTTCATCAACGTTAACTTCTGTTGTGTCTTTTGCAAAGAAGTCTAGCCAGCTATCGTTTTGTGTTTCTTTTAATTCATCAGGATCTAACATCGGTACGTCCTGTGGTTCCTCTTGTTTTATTTGCTGCGGCGGTTTCTCAGGTTGGACGGTTTGTTCGTCATCAGCTTTGTATTCAAATTCTAGCATTTCCGGCGTACTGTATAGCCACACGTCTGCTACTGTTTCAGcacctataatataaataaatgtttataatgattttatcatctattttcatttaaatttaataactgtACATCTCACAAAACTTCATTTAGACTTTAcaagcactggctgttgcgctggcggtcgtgggttcgatcctcgctctACAGGCATTTGTATTgcccatatagatgttagtcgtggtctgggcgtttgtgcttgtatattgtcatttatttatgactgataaaagtttcatttattaaagaaatattaaattccatacaaactttgtaagatttaactttgaaataaaatagagaaaatatcttaattagctaattttttttttctttaatttatccTCTATCAAATTatctatcaaatttaaacagTATAAGTGAGGGATTCCCCATTATCACTCTCCTCAGCCAATATTAGTACTACCAGTCTCTGTTACTTTGAGATACAGTTTTTTAAGTAGTTCAAATAATAACTGCGCATTtctttaaaatagaataaatagcTTCTAGACCTCAGAATTCTAGAGATAATATCTCAATGACCAATATAAAATATCGCATACGCATCCAGCccataacatcccactgttgggcataggcatctttctccatataagataaataaataaacattaatacaatacatatacatacaatatatattttgttactagTACTGACCGAGGGTCTGCAAGCCAGTGTAGTGTCTGTCCAgcttgatagtgtgagaaacgGTTGCGGGCCGGTTCCGGTCTGGTAGCGGAAAGTGGAGGGTGACTCTAGCTGGGAATTCTCCCCACCCCCTCCGGGACACCTGGAAGGGGGGCTTGCTGGAAACAAATGTATTTTACGTTAGGTCAATTTTTATcggacatatatttttttaagtttggtAAGTGGCGATACTTCTGCAAAGAAGGGAACTTGAAAAccttattttttcatatagaaataatcataatcaaaatcaataaatagtTCTTTCATAAGCAACATAACACTAAAAcatatttcgaaaaaaattcctctaataaataaattaatttataagttaaaagttggtattttattaacaatgacAGTAGAAATATAATGGTCTAAAAGTATTTGCAGATAACTGTTACACTAATAATGTTAGTAAGTTGAATTTGGAAAGATTCATTTAAACAgagtcgtaaataaaataatttctttaaaactGGTGTTTTACAGGGTCCTATTTTAGACCCATCACTATTCTTTATATACatcaatgatattttaatatattacaattaaaattaaagattttgacatactatattacattatagattaaatacaacatatttaaacatacatttatcaattaaatttattatttacactttaGAGCACATATCAAAATCATCattaattgtataaaagtaCACAGTACCACTTGTTGAGACagttactgtagcttatagacgtctgcggCACCAGAATTAttccaagcgcgttgccgaccctatccctgatTCCCCTCAGGAGCTTTCGACCTTACACAAGAACACACGACTACTTGAGACTAGcgttatttaactgtgatctagattttgagcaaagtATTTCCTACTGTGAACTACCCTCAATAAATGGGttgaattgattgattgaagctatagataataaaacaaaatactcaCTCTATATGTACAGTGTGGTGTGGAGCGTACGAATGGTGTAGCTGGACGTCTACAGCGGATATCACGCGAGACAGATCCGGGTGGGACGGTGGGCCACGCACGTATAGTAGCCACTTGTGGGTCGAACGATCTAGACGGGAAGCCGGGGGCGCGTATTTCGATGTATTACCTGTTTGATGAGGATGATTGTAGATATTTTaagttatgaaaaataaagGGAAAATAGGAAAAGAATTTGAGAAACGTAATTATGGATGCCAattgtaaatgaaatatattgacacacacacacggtcgtttaagctgagcaacttaatgcctgtgttaggtacatttttgaagtaaaacttctgtacacACGCTTCTCTTGgggattaagctggtgaatgcgtgacgagggcgttacgaaaattgtgatcgggcgaggcgaacggcaCTTGAGAGGAAAAtttaagttagatggagctaccAAAGTTTTACTCGGTCGTGTGGTCTGAAGCACAgacgttttctttttaattattaatgtacaCAAACAATACTCAAATGAACATGTTACACCAAGActcgaggcgggaatcgaaaccacaaTCAGCAGATCAGACagagaaaaatgttttttgaatCTTTCATTATTGgtgaaaattgtgaaaaaaatcgggttaaaaaaattaaaaatttctgtaattaaaatttttaatggtaTATATAGTTTCCTCACCTATAATAATCCTAAACCTATGCTTCTTTTTGTTTCTCGTGATCTCATCAAGAGTGACCACATTACTGATCTTAGGATCGAGATGGCGAGGTACCTTCTTGGGTCTGCTGGAGCAAGGCTCGTCTTCTTTTACATTCTCTATGCTTGGAGGACGTAGAGACACTGTTGAGTCTGCGGATATTGTTACGTTCTTTGGCTGTACCATAGTCTgcaacaaaatattcaattttataatttactatcCACCATATATTTttctccctctcttcccgtgggtgtcttaagaggcgactaagggataacacagttccgctaccaccttggaacttaaaaagcctacggatggtgggataatcatccaactgctggctttgaaatacacaggccgaagacgggcagcagcgtcttcggtgcgacaaagccagtactgcggtcaccaacccgcctgcccagcgtggtgactatgagcaacacacatgagttggcaacttgtggaggcctatgtctagtagtgtactgcgaaaggctgctatgatatatttttcgtGATTAAAtcgctatttttttaaaaatttgccTGTCTGGGGATCTTAACTCGTGAGTGAATaggctacttctaggtaagtgtgctccatcctagaccacattctcacttaacatcaggtaaAATAGGGGTCAAACGCAAGccaaactatataaaaaaataataatacaaactttGTCAGGACAATAACCTAACATAGCAAAATCAAcatagtttta encodes the following:
- the LOC123667854 gene encoding YEATS domain-containing protein 2 encodes the protein MDHKEEYHDPDYPEMPVNVKEEAPIISEEDKIEKIKQIIQREFRNELNTRENEVKLIDQRMTSARRYLHQVRYALVNNYYKDQKLQLTGSQIEDDIAQQTEPRARSEVSSILRESQRRLHPSVRKLLGKQTVNIEEIFRSREPRNKSRINYSTMVQPKNVTISADSTVSLRPPSIENVKEDEPCSSRPKKVPRHLDPKISNVVTLDEITRNKKKHRFRIIIGNTSKYAPPASRLDRSTHKWLLYVRGPPSHPDLSRVISAVDVQLHHSYAPHHTVHIDKPPFQVSRRGWGEFPARVTLHFPLPDRNRPATVSHTIKLDRHYTGLQTLGAETVADVWLYSTPEMLEFEYKADDEQTVQPEKPPQQIKQEEPQDVPMLDPDELKETQNDSWLDFFAKDTTEVNVDEMFVKNIKKEIQDRETENTQTNEQIISNGVEHDIETKDIKIEAPPIEDSNKHKKRIMKYMEPTTRKIYYLEVDRDLDLSKVQEIVINSQGEMQTAKISPIKSNGLKHVKKKPVSLLKPEIKNQLKRNVESDKIVRNKFHHIENDHCYLATSWTIQERKVGEVKSESVCDKLKTVLTRFSCARVIVSYLLKKIPLINTEARNPNFVQCLPFVVDSDEKYWKLDFAKRRNMEWSRAKLINKMLTERFETDPTKIWRTKQILLFSRLHGYYPVRPDIVKREPEMETNEWSSWNDLENSRQLESNIRKLYPNPSDICSLSLFNSDEYVERDSTESFDLCDTDEEIDIMSTDQPVKVKSVKDETNVDLIPLPVDKDEKLRFFYVEKVCSDIGIELRNEDVGNGYSYSAVHSVLLTAAKCFAEELLRTSLADQTSLANDPQLPSIWTGSSVSTLVRLEHVYRASRAHRANILSAHGLGSERKQTHAL